Proteins encoded in a region of the Kryptolebias marmoratus isolate JLee-2015 linkage group LG14, ASM164957v2, whole genome shotgun sequence genome:
- the sptan1 gene encoding spectrin alpha chain, non-erythrocytic 1 isoform X9 has product MDIVGVKVLETAEDIQERRQQVLDRYRRFKELSVVRRQKLEDSYRFQFFRRDADELEKWIQEKLQIASDENYKDPSNLQGKLQKHQAFEAEVQANSGAIIKLDKTGNLMITEGHFASETIRTRLEELHRLWDLLLQKTKEKGMRLLQAQKLVQYLRECEDALDWISDKEAIVTSEEVGQDLEHVELLQKKFEEFQTDLAAHEERVNEVNQLAAKLIQEEHPEVELIVRKQEEVNAAWQRLKGLSQQRQAKLFGSAEVQRFNRDVDETISWIKEKEQLMASDDFGRDLASVQALLRKHGGLERDLDALKDKVNTLGGDAERLQETHPPNASQIHLKKDELVTNWEQIQTLAAERHARLNDSYQLQRFTADFRDLTSWVTEMKALINADELANDVAGAEALLDRHQEHKGEIDAHEDSFRSTDEAGQALLNTGHYASEEVKEKLGILTQEKESLLELWEVRRQQYEQCMDLQLFYRDTEQVDNWMSKQEAFLLNEDLGDSLDSVEALVKKHEDFEKSLSAQEEKITALDEFATKLIQNNHYAKEDVATRRDALLSRRNALHERAQARRAALDDSFLLQQFFRDSDELKSWINEKMKTATDESYKDPSNLQGKVQKHQAFEAELTANQSRIDSLQKSGQELLDRKHYASTEVSARMEEVSSQWKKLQEATELKGIKLREANQQQQFNRNVEDIELWLYEVEGHLASDDFGKDLTSVQNLQKKHALLEADVAAHQDRIDGISIQARQFQEAGHFDADNIKKKQEALVVRYEALREPMAARKQKLSDSLRLQQLFRDVEDEETWIREKEPIASSTNRGKDLIGVQNLLKKHQALQAEITGHEPRIKMVTQKGDTMVEEGHFAGEEVKAKLAELHGRWDTLKSKASQRRQDLEDSLQAQQYFADANEAESWMREKEPIVGSPDYGKDEDSAEALLKKHEALMSDLSAYGSSIQALKEQAQSCRQQVAPTDDETGKELVLALYDYQEKSPREVTMKKGDILTLLNSTNKDWWKVEVNDRQGFVPAAYVKKLDPTQSSSRENLLDEHGSIAARQEQIENQYGTLLELGEKRKNMLEKSCKKFMLFREANELQQWIHEKEGALTNEEVGSDLEQVEVLQKKFDDFQKDLKANESRLRDINKVASELESEGLMAEEAPMVQAQQQELLASAAGKDEPDSKTASPWKTVRLGVQTTANFNSIKELNNRWRSLQQLAEDRSNMLGSAHEVQRFHRDADETKEWIEEKNQALNTDNYGHDLASVQALQRKHEGFERDLAALGDKVKSLGETAERLIQSHPEAVDDIQEKCTELNTAWSSLVGRADQRKEKLGNSHDLQRFLSDFRDLMSWINGIRGLVSSEELAKDVTGAEALLERHQEHRTEIDARAGTFQQFEHFGQQLLARGHYASPEIQQKLAALDRERADLENAWVQRRMMLDQCLELQLFNRDCEQAENWMAAREAFLASDDKGDSLDSVEALIKKHEDFDKAINVQEEKIAALQSFADQLIGADHYAKPEISNRRNEVLDRWRRLKAQMIEKRSKLGESQTLQQFSRDVDEIEAWISEKLQTATDESYKDPTNIQLSKLLSKHQKHQAFEAELHANADRIRGVIDTGNSLIQRGACAGSEDAVKARLSALDEQWQFLVNKSAEKSQKLKEANKQQNFNTGIKDFDFWLSEVEALLASEDYGKDLASVNNLLKKHQLLEADISAHEDRLKDLNGQADSLMASNAFDTSQVKDKRDAVNGRFAKIKSMAAGRRAKLNESHRLHQFFRDLDDEESWIKEKKLLVGSEDYGRDLTGVQNLRKKHKRLEAELGAHEPAIQSVLDTGKKLSDDNTIGQEEIQQRLAQFVEHWKELKDLSGARGRRLEESLEYQQFVANVEEEEAWINEKLNLVGSEDYGDTLAAVQGLLKKHEAFETDFTVHRDRVNDVCVNGEELIKKNNHHVDNISAKMAALRGKVSELERAAAQRKAKLDENSAFLQFNWKADVVESWIGEKENSLKTDDYGRDLSSVQTLLTKQETFDAGLQAFQQEGITNITALKDQLLAAKHVQSKAIEARHAALIKRWNQLLSNSAARKKKLLEAQEHFRKVEDLFLTFAKKASAFNSWFENAEEDLTDPVRCNSLEEIRALREAHEAFRSSLSSAQTDFNQLAELDQQIKSYQVVSNPYTWFTMEALEETWRNLQKIIKERELELQKEQRRQEENDKLRQEFAQHANAFHQWLQETRTYLLDGSCMVEESGTLESQLEATKRKHQEIRAMRSQLKKIEDLGAAMEEALILDNKYTEHSTVGLAQQWDQLDQLGMRMQHNLEQQIQARNTTGVTEEALKEFSMMFKHFDKEKSGRLNHQEFKSCLRSLGYDLPMVEEGEPDPEFEAILDTVDPNRDGNVSLQEYMAFMISRETENVKSSEEIESAFRALSTENKPYVTKEELYQNLTKEQADYCLSHMKPYLDSKGREVPSAFDFVEFTRSLFVN; this is encoded by the exons ATGGACATCGTAGGAGTCAAAGTGCTGGAGACAGCCGAAGACATCCAGGAACGCCGGCAGCAGGTTCTAGACCGCTACCGGCGTTTCAAGGAGCTGTCGGTTGTTCGCCGGCAGAAGCTGGAGGACTCGTACCGCTTCCAGTTCTTCCGCCGAGACGCTGATGAGTTGGAGAAGTGGATCCAGGAGAAACTGCAGATCGCCTCTGATGAGAACTACAAGGACCCGTCCAACCTGCAG GGTAAACTGCAGAAACATCAGGCCTTCGAAGCTGAAGTTCAGGCCAACTCTGGAGCCATCATCAAACTGGACAAGACTGGAAACCTGATGATCACCGAGGGACACTTCGCCTCCGAGACCATCCGG ACCCGTCTGGAGGAGCTGCACCGTCTGTGGGACCTCCTGCTGCAGAAGACCAAGGAGAAGGGGATGCGTCTGCTGCAGGCCCAGAAACTGGTCCAGTACCTGCGGGAGTGTGAAGATGCCCTGGACTGGATCAGCGACAAG GAGGCCATCGTCACCTCTGAGGAGGTGGGTCAGGACCTGGAGCACGTGGAGCTCCTGCAGAAGAAGTTCGAGGAGTTTCAGACGGATCTGGCGGCCCACGAGGAGCGCGTGAACGAGGTGAACCAGCTGGCGGCCAAGCTGATCCAGGAGGAGCACCCCGAGGTGGAGCTGATCGTCCGTAAGCAGGAGGAGGTGAACGCAGCCTGGCAGCGCCTGAAGGGTCTGTCCCAGCAGAGACAGGCCAAGCTCTTCggttctgctgaggttcagCGCTTCAACAG GGACGTTGATGAGACCATCAGCTGGATCAAGGAGAAGGAGCAGCTGATGGCCTCTGATGACTTCGGCAGAGACCTGGCCAGCGTTCAGGCTCTGCTGAGGAAACATGGAGGTCTGGAGAGAGACCTGGATGCTCTGAAGGACAAG GTGAACACTCTGGGAGGAGACGCAGAGCGCCTCCAGGAGACCCATCCCCCGAACGCTTCCCAGATCCACCTGAAGAAGGACGAGCTGGTCACCAACTGGGAGCAGATCCAAACCCTGGCTGCTGAACGCCACGCTCGCCTCAACGACTCCTACCA GCTGCAGCGTTTCACCGCAGACTTCAGGGACCTGACCAGCTGGGTGACGGAGATGAAGGCTCTGATCAACGCTGACGAACTGGCCAATGACGTGGCAGGAGCTGAGGCCCTGCTGGACCGCCACCAGGAGCACAAG GGGGAAATCGATGCTCATGAGGACAGTTTCAGATCCACGGATGAAGCTGGTCAGGCTCTGCTGAATACAGGACATTACGCCTCCGAGGAGGTCAAAGAAAAG CTCGGTATCCTGACTCAGGAGAAGGAGTCTCTGTTGGAGCTGTGGGAGGTTCGCCGGCAGCAGTACGAGCAGTGCATGGACCTGCAGCTCTTCTACAGAGACACGGAGCAGGTGGACAACTGGATGAGCAAACAGGAG GCGTTCCTGCTGAATGAAGACCTCGGGGACTCTCTGGACAGCGTGGAGGCGCTGGTGAAAAAACACGAGGACTTTGAGAAGTCCCTGAGCGCCCAGGAGGAGAAGATCACT GCTCTGGATGAATTTGCCACCAAGCTGATCCAGAACAACCACTACGCTAAAGAGGACGTGGCGACACGCAGAGATGCA CTTCTGAGCCGCAGGAACGCCCTGCATGAGCGAGCTCAGGCCCGCCGGGCCGCTCTGGACGACTCCTTCCTCCTGCAGCAGTTCTTCAGGGACTCTGACGAGCTGAAGAGCTGGATCAACGAGAAGATGAAGACCGCCACCGACGAGTCCTACAAG GACCCCTCCAACCTGCAGGGGAAGGTGCAGAAACACCAGGCCTTCGAGGCCGAGCTGACGGCCAATCAGAGCCGCATCGATTCTCTGCAGAAGTCGGGTCAGGAGCTGCTGGACAGGAAGCACTACGCGTCCACCGAGGTGTCGGCTCGCATGGAGGAGGTCAGCTCGCAGTGGAAGAAGCTGCAGGAGGCCACCGAGCTGAAGG GCATCAAGCTGCGCGAGgccaaccagcagcagcagttcaaCAGGAACGTGGAGGACATCGAGCTCTGGCTCTACGAGGTGGAGGGACACCTGGCGTCAGACGACTTCGGGAAAGACCTGACGAGCGTCCAGAACCTGCAGAAGAAGCACGCTCTGCTGGAGGCCGACGTGGCTGCTCACCAG GATCGGATCGACGGGATCTCGATCCAGGCCCGGCAGTTCCAGGAGGCCGGGCACTTTGATGCCGACAACATCAAGAAGAAGCAGGAAGCTCTGGTGGTCCGTTACGAAGCTCTGCGTGAGCCCATGGCCGCCCGCAAACAGAAACTGTCCGACTCGCTGCGACTGCAGCAGCTGTTCAGAGACGTGGAGGACGAGGAGACCTGGATCCGTGAGAAGGAACCCATCGCTTCTTCTACCAACAGAG GTAAAGACCTGATTGGTGTCCAGAACCTCCTGAAGAAGCACCAGGCGCTGCAAGCCGAGATCACGGGTCATGAACCTCGAATCAAGATGGTCACCCAGAAAGGAGACACCATGGTGGAGGAAG GGCACTTTGCAGGCGAGGAGGTGAAGGCCAAGCTGGCTGAACTTCACGGCCGCTGGGACACCCTGAAGTCCAAGGCGTCTCAGAGGAGACAGGACCTGGAGGACTCTCTGCAGGCCCAGCAGTACTTCGCTGACGCCAACGAGGCCGAGTCCTGGATGAGGGAGAAGGAGCCCATTGTCGGGAGTCCGGACTACGGCAAAGACGAGGACTCAGCTGAG GCTCTGCTGAAGAAGCACGAGGCCCTGATGTCGGACCTGTCTGCTTACGGCAGCAGCATCCAGGCCCTGAAGGAGCAGGCGCAGTCCTGCAGG CAACAAGTGGCTCCCACCGACGACGAGACCGGCAAGGAGCTGGTTCTGGCTCTGTACGACTACCAGGAGAAGAGCCCGCGAGAAGTGACCATGAAGAAGGGCGACATCCTCACCCTCCTCAACAGCACCAACAAG GACTGGTGGAAGGTGGAGGTGAACGACCGTCAGGGCTTCGTTCCTGCTGCCTACGTGAAGAAGTTGGACCCGACCCAGTCGTCCTCCAGGGAGAACCTTCTGGACGAACACGGCAGCATCGCAGCTCGTCAGGAACAGATCGAGAACca GTACGGCACGCTGCTGGAGCTGGGGGAGAAGCGTAAAAACATGCTGGAGAAGAGCTGCAAGAAGTTCATGTTGTTCCGCGAAGCCAACGAGCTGCAGCAGTGGATCCACGAGAAGGAGGGCGCCCTGACCAACGAGGAGGTGGGCTCCGACCTCGAGCAGGTCGAGGTTCTGCAGAAGAAGTTTGACGACTTCCAGAAG GACCTGAAGGCGAACGAGTCCCGGCTGAGAGACATCAACAAGGTGGCGTCAGAGCTGGAGTCTGAGGGTCTGATGGCTGAAGAAGCTCCGATGGTTCAGGCTCAG CAACAAGAGCTGCTGGCTTCTGCTGCCGGGAAG GATGAACCCGACTCCAAGACGGCGTCTCCGTGGAAG aCTGTTCGTTTGGGTGTCCAAACAACGGCTAACTTTAATTCCATCAAG GAGCTGAATAATCGCTGGCGCTcgctgcagcagctggctgaggACCGGAGCAACATGCTGGGCAGCGCCCACGAGGTGCAGCGCTTCCACAG AGACGCTGATGAAACCAAAGAGTGGATCGAGGAGAAGAACCAGGCCCTCAACACAGACAACTACGGCCACGACCTGGCCAGCGTTCAGGCTCTGCAGCGGAAACACGAAGGCTTCGAGCGCGACCTGGCAGCTCTGGGCGATAAG GTGAAATCTCTGGGGGAGACGGCCGAGCGGCTGATCCAGTCCCACCCCGAGGCCGTGGACGACATCCAGGAGAAATGCACGGAGCTGAACACAGCCTGGAGCAGCCTGGTGGGGCGGGCCGACCAACGCAAGGAGAAGCTGGGAAACTCCCATGACCTGCAGCGCTTCCTGTCCGACTTCAG AGACCTGATGTCCTGGATCAATGGGATCCGGGGCCTGGTGTCCTCAGAGGAGCTGGCCAAGGACGTGACGGGAGCCGAAGCTCTGCTGGAGCGCCACCAG GAGCACCGCACCGAGATCGACGCTCGCGCCGGGACCTTCCAGCAGTTCGAGCACTTCGGCCAGCAGCTGCTGGCTCGAGGGCACTACGCCAGCCCCGAGATCCAGCAGAAGCTGGCGGCTCTGGACCGCGAGCGCGCCGACCTGGAGAACGCCTGGGTGCAGCGCCGCATGATGCTGGACCAGTGCCTGGAGCTGCAG ctcttTAACAGGGACTGTGAGCAGGCGGAGAACTGGATGGCGGCTCGGGAGGCGTTCCTCGCCAGCGATGATAAAGGCGACTCTCTGGACAGCGTGGAGGCGCTCATCAAGAAACACGAGGACTTCGACAAGGCCATCAACGTTCAG gaggagaagatCGCGGCTCTGCAGTCGTTTGCTGACCAGCTGATCGGAGCCGATCATTACGCCAAACCTGAGATCTCCAACCGCCGCAACGAGGTCCTGGACAG GTGGCGCCGGCTGAAGGCCCAGATGATTGAGAAGCGCTCGAAGCTGGGAGAGTCTCAGACCCTGCAGCAGTTCAGCCGGGACGTGGACGAGATCGAGGCCTGGATCAGCGAGAAACTCCAGACCGCCACCGACGAGTCCTACAAGGATCCCACCAACATCCAG CTGTCCAAGCTGCTG AGcaaacatcagaaacatcagGCGTTTGAGGCCGAGCTGCACGCCAACGCCGACAGGATCCGAGGCGTCATCGACACCGGGAACTCCCTGATCCAGAGAGGAGCGTGCGCCGGCAGCGAGGACGCCGTCAAG GCCCGGCTCAGCGCTCTGGATGAGCAGTGGCAGTTCCTCGTCAACAAATCAGCAGAGAAGAGTCAGAAACTGAAAGAAGCCAACAAGCAGCAGAACTTCAACACCGGCATTAAGGACTTTGACTTCTGGCTGTCTGAG GTGGAGGCCCTCCTGGCCTCCGAGGATTATGGGAAAGATCTGGCGTCGGTCAACAACCTGCTGAAGAAGCATCAGCTGCTGGAGGCGGATATTTCTGCTCATGAG GACCGTCTGAAGGACCTGAATGgtcaggccgacagcctgatgGCGAGCAACGCCTTCGACACGTCGCAGGTGAAGGACAAACGAGACGCCGTCAACGGGCGCTTCGCCAAGATCAAGAGCATGGCGGCGGGGAGGCGGGCCAAGCTGAACGAGTCGCACCGCCTCCATCAGTTCTTCAGGGACCTGGACGACGAGGAGTCCTGGATCAA AGAGAAGAAGTTACTGGTCGGGTCCGAGGATTACGGACGGGATTTGACGGGAGTGCAGAACCTGAGGAAGAAGCATAAGAGGCTGGAAGCTGAACTGGGAGCTCACGAGCCGGCCATCCAG TCGGTTCTGGACACGGGGAAGAAGCTGTCTGATGACAACACCATCGGGCAGGAGGAGATCCAGCAGAGGCTGGCCCAGTTCGTGGAGCACTGGAAGGAACTGAAGGACTTATCTGGAGCGAG GGGGAGGAGGCTGGAGGAGTCGCTGGAGTACCAGCAGTTTGTGGCGAACGtggaggaagaagaagcctgGATTAATGAGAAGTTGAACCTGGTTGGGAGCGAGGACTATGGAGACACGCTGGCTGCCGTGCAG GGTCTGCTGAAAAAACACGAGGCGTTTGAGACGGACTTCACCGTCCATCGAGACCGAGTCAACGACGTCTGTGTGAACGGAGAGGAGCTCATCAAGAAG AACAACCACCACGTGGACAACATCAGCGCCAAGATGGCGGCTCTGAGAGGAAAGGTGTCGGAGCTGGAGCGGGCGGCGGCGCAGAGGAAGGCCAAGCTGGACGAAAACTCTGCTTTCCTGCAGTTCAACTGGAAGGCCGACGTCGTGGAGTCCTGGATCg GGGAGAAGGAGAACAGCCTGAAGACCGACGACTACGGCAGAGATCTGTCCTCGGTCCAGACTCTGCTCACCAAGCAG GAGACCTTCGATGCGGGTCTTCAGGCCTTCCAGCAGGAAGGAATCACCAACATCACGGCTCTGAAGGACCAGCTGCTCGCTGCCAAACACGTGCAGTCCAAGGCCATCGAGGCGCGTCACGCCGCTCTGATCAAACGCTGGAACCAGCTGCTGTCCAACTCTGCCGCTCGCAAGAAGAAGCTGCTGGAAGCTCAGGAGCACTTCAGGAAG GTCGAGGACTTGTTCCTGACCTTCGCGAAGAAAGCCTCGGCGTTCAACAGCTGGTTTGAGAACGCGGAGGAGGACCTGACAGACCCGGTGAGGTGCAACTCTCTGGAGGAGATCCGGGCCCTGCGAGAAGCCCACGAGGCGTTCCGCTCCTCGCTGAGTTCTGCGCAGACCGACTTCAACCAGCTGGCTGAGCTGGACCAGCAGATCAAGAGCTACCAGGTGGTGTCCAACCCCTACACCTGGTTCACCATGGAGGCCCTGGAGGAGACGTGGAGGAACCTGCAGAAGATCATCAAG gagcgggagctggagctgcagaaggagcagaggaggcaggaggagaacGACAAGCTCCGCCAGGAGTTCGCTCAGCACGCCAACGCCTTCCACCAGTGGCTGCAGGAGACCAG GACGTATCTTCTGGACGG GTCCTGCATGGTCGAAGAGTCCGGGACTCTGGAGTCGCAGCTGGAGGCCACAAAG cGTAAGCACCAGGAGATCCGGGCCATGCGCAGCCAGCTGAAGAAGATCGAGGACCTGGGAGCAGCCATGGAGGAGGCGCTGATCCTGGACAACAAGTACACGGAGCACAGCACCGTGGGTCTGGCCCAGCAGTGGGACCAGCTGGACCAGCTGGGGATGAGGATGCAGCACAACCTGGAGCAGCAGATCCAGGCCCG aaACACGACCGGAGTCACAGAGGAGGCGCTGAAGGAGTTCAGCATGATGTTCAA GCACTTCGACAAGGAGAAGTCGGGTCGTCTGAACCACCAGGAGTTCAAGTCCTGCCTGCGGTCTCTGGGCTACGACCTGCCCATGGTGGAGGAGGGGGAACCGGACCCGGAGTTCGAGGCCATCCTGGACACGGTGGATCCCAACAG GGATGGGAACGTGTCGCTGCAGGAGTACATGGCCTTCATGATCAGCCGGGAGACGGAGAACGTGAAGTCCAGCGAGGAGATCGAGAGCGCCTTCCGGGCCCTGAGCACCGAGAACAAACCCTACGTCACGAAGGAGGAGCTGTACCAG AACCTGACCAAGGAGCAGGCGGACTACTGCCTGTCCCACATGAAGCCGTACCTGGACAGTAAGGGCCGCGAGGTTCCGTCGGCCTTCGACTTCGTGGAGTTCACCCGCTCGCTGTTCGTCAACTGA